The nucleotide window GACGATCGGCGCCTTCAGGTCGACGCGCTCGAGCGCCTGCACGATGCCGTTGGCGACGTCCTCACCCTTGGTAATGCCACCGAAGATGTTGATGAAGATCGACTTCACGTTGGCATCGGCGTTGATGACTTCGAGCGCACCGGCCATCACTTCGGCCGACGCGCCGCCCCCGATGTCGAGGAAGTTCGCCGGCGCGCCGCCCACCTGGTTGACGACGTCGCACGTCGACATAGCCAGGCCGGCGCCGTTGGCGATGAT belongs to Acidimicrobiales bacterium and includes:
- a CDS encoding succinate--CoA ligase subunit beta, which produces DDNASFRHPEWEEFQGVAQIDPREAMAKAKGLQYVGLDGDVGIIANGAGLAMSTCDVVNQVGGAPANFLDIGGGASAEVMAGALEVINADANVKSIFINIFGGITKGEDVANGIVQALERVDLKAPIVIRLDGTNAEQGREILKSYESDKLISVPTMVGAAEKAVSLAKGN